The following coding sequences lie in one Panicum virgatum strain AP13 chromosome 6N, P.virgatum_v5, whole genome shotgun sequence genomic window:
- the LOC120680199 gene encoding probable UDP-N-acetylglucosamine--peptide N-acetylglucosaminyltransferase SPINDLY: MGQPGMDSVQGKESNGVAPDRNGGASPAKQQLEGKEALRYANILRSRNKFADAIQLYNTVLEKEGANVEALIGKGICLQAQSLPRQAIECFTEAVKIEPQNACALTHCGMIYKDEGHLVEAAEAYQKARTADPSYKPASEFLAIVLTDLGTSLKLAGNTEEGIQKYCEALEVDNHYAPAYYNLGVVYSEMMQFDTALTCYEKAALERPLYAEAYCNMGVIYKNRGELEAAIACYERCLTISPNFEIAKNNMAIALTDLGTKVKIEGDIIQGVTYYKKALFYNWHYADAMYNLGVAYGEMLNFEMAIVFYELALHFNPRCAEACNNLGVIYKDRDNLDKAVECYQMALSIKPNFSQSLNNLGVVYTVQGKMDAAASMIEKAIIANPTYAEAYNNLGVLYRDAGSITLAIQAYERCLQIDPDSRNACQNRLLAMNYIDEGSDDKLYEAHREWGKRFMKLYPQHTSWDNSKIADRPLIIGYVSPDYFTHSVSYFIEAPLTHHDYTNCKVVVYSGVVKADAKTLRFKDKVLKKGGLWRDIYGIDEKKVASLVREDKVDILVELTGHTANNKLGTLACRPAPIQVTWIGYPNTTGLPTIDYRITDSLADPPSTKQKHVEELVRLPESFLCYTPSPEAGPVCPTPAISNGFITFGSFNNLAKITPKVLQVWARILCAVPNSRLVVKCKPFCCDSIRQKFLSTLEELGLESLRVDLLPLIHLNHDHMQAYSLMDISLDTFPYAGTTTTCESLYMGVPCVTMAGAVHAHNVGVSLLSKVGLGRLVAKTEDEYVSLALDLASDVNALQELRMSLRELMMKSPFCDGERFTRSLEAAYRNMWHRYCDGDVPSLRRLELLQEHPIVNKQDSDKTAEKLADLKAQKENAAVEEDKQPPIMANGASSPGSPASAKCEANGHCSQ; the protein is encoded by the exons ATGGGGCAGCCCGGGATGGACTCTGTTCAAGGGAAGGAGAGCAACGGCGTTGCCCCTGACCGCAATGGGGGTGCTTCTCCAGCAAAGCAGCAGTTGGAAGGGAAGGAGGCATTGCGGTATGCCAACATCCTCCGCTCGCGCAATAAGTTTGCTGATGCGATCCAGTTGTACAACACTGTGCTTGAGAAGGAGGGCGCCAATGTGGAGGCCCTTATAGGGAAAGGGATCTGCCTTCAGGCGCAGAGCCTACCAAGACAAGCCATTGAGTGCTTCACAGAGGCTGTGAAAATCGAGCCACAAAATGCGTGTGCTCTCACACATTGCGGGATGATCTACAAAGACGAGGGTCACTTGGTCGAAGCCGCAGAG GCATATCAAAAAGCTCGGACAGCAGATCCTTCCTACAAACCTGCTTCAGAATTTCTTGCTATTGTGTTGACCGATCTTGGAACTAGCTTGAAGCTAGCGGGAAATACAgaggaaggaattcaaaaaTATTGTGAAGCTCTGGAAGTAGACAACCACTATGCG CCTGCTTATTACAACCTTGGAGTGGTTTATTCAGAGATGATGCAATTTGATACGGCTCTTACTTGTTATGAGAAAGCGGCATTGGAGAGACCATTGTATGCTGAGGCCTATTGCAACATGGGAGTTATCTATAAGAATCGGGGAGAGCTAGAAGCAGCAATTGCCTGCTACGAGAG GTGCTTGACTATTTCCCCCAACTTTGAGATTGCAAAGAATAATATGGCAATAGCACTAACTGACTTGGGAACAAAG GTAAAAATTGAAGGTGACATCATTCAAGGTGTGACGTATTACAAGAAAGCTCTGTTCTATAATTGGCACTATGCTGATGCCATGTATAATCTTGGCGTTGCATATGGTGAAATGTTGAATTTTGAGATG GCTATTGTCTTTTACGAGCTTGCTCTGCACTTCAATCCTCGCTGTGCGGAAGCATGCAACAATTTGGGAGTAATATACAAGGATAGGGATAACCTTGACAAAGCTGTTGAATGTTATCAA ATGGCACTGTCAATTAAGCCAAATTTCTCTCAGTCACTAAATAACCTTGGAGTTGTTTATACTGTTCAG GGCAAGATGGATGCTGCTGCAAGTATGATTGAGAAGGCCATAATTGCAAATCCCACTTACGCTGAAGCGTATAATAATCTAG GTGTTCTTTACAGAGACGCTGGAAGTATTACTTTAGCCATACAAGCATATGAGAGATGCCTTCAGATTGATCCTGATTCAAGAAATGCTTGTCAG AACCGTTTGCTTGCAATGAACTATATTGATGAGGGCTCAGATGACAAGCTTTATGAAGCTCACAG GGAGTGGGGGAAACGCTTTATGAAATTGTATCCACAACATACTAGTTGGGATAACTCTAAAATTGCTGATCGTCCATTGATCATCGGCTATGTGTCTCCTGATTACTTTACTCATTCTGTGTCCTACTTCATTGAAGCTCCGCTTACACATCATGACTACACAAATTGCAAGGTGGTTGTCTACTCCGGTGTTGTGAAG GCAGATGCCAAGACACTTAGATTCAAGGATAAGGTGTTGAAAAAGGGTGGATTGTGGAGAGATATATATGGTATTGATGAAAAGAAGGTTGCTAGCTTGGTAAGGGAGGATAAAGTGGACATACTTGTGGAGCTTACTGGTCATACAGCAAATAATAAGTTAGGAACATTGGCATGCCGACCTGCTCCTATTCAG GTTACCTGGATTGGCTACCCTAATACGACAGGTTTGCCAACAATTGACTACCGAATCACAGACTCATTGGCTGATCCACCTAGTACAAAACAAAA GCATGTTGAAGAGTTGGTGCGGCTTCCAGAAAGCTTTCTTTGTTACACTCCCTCCCCAGAAGCTGGTCCTGTTTGTCCAACGCCAGCAATTTCAAATGGTTTCATAACTTTTGGGAGTTTTAACAATCTAGCAAAG ATTACACCGAAGGTATTGCAAGTTTGGGCCCGAATATTGTGTGCAGTCCCAAACTCCAGGCTTGTGGTTAAGTGCAAGCCATTCTGCTGTGACAGTATACGGCAGAAATTTTTATCAACACTAGAGGAATTGGGTTTGGAGTCATTGCGAGTTGATTTGTTGCCACTCATCCATCTGAACCATGATCACATGCAAGCATATTCCTTGATGGACATCAG CCTGGATACATTTCCTTACGCTGGAACTACCACTACATGTGAATCCTTATACATGGGGGTTCCATGTGTTACAATGGCTGGTGCAGTTCATGCTCATAATGTTGGTGTTAGCCTACTCAGTAAAGTTG GGTTGGGGAGGCTGGTTGCCAAAACAGAAGATGAGTATGTCAGCTTAGCGTTGGATTTGGCATCAGATGTAAATGCCTTGCAAGAACTGAGAATGAGCCTCCGAGAGCTGATGATGAAGTCACCTTTCTGTGATGGAGAGAGATTCACACGCAGCCTGGAAGCTGCATACAGGAACATGTGGCACAGGTATTGTGATGGGGATGTGCCATCTCTTAGGCGCTTAGAGCTGTTGCAGGAACATCCTATTGTCAATAAGCAAGACTCGGACAAGACGGCCGAGAAGCTCGCGGATCTGAAAGCACAGAAAGAAAATGCGGCTGTGGAGGAAGATAAGCAGCCCCCAATAATGGCAAATGGTGCGAGTTCACCTGGTTCACCTGCTTCTGCGAAATGTGAAGCAAATGGCCATTGCAGCCAATGA
- the LOC120679599 gene encoding peptidyl-prolyl cis-trans isomerase CYP18-2-like, with product MIVSAMYTKYLQAALLARASSLPPSRTGLLASPFPLPAPPPAAAASHLAVPRMWGSTDGGTPEVTLETSMGAITVEMYYKHAPKTCRNFVELARRGYYDNVIFHRIIKDFIVQGGDPTGTGRGGESIYGAKFEDEIKSELKHTGAGILSMANAGPNTNGSQFFITLAPCQSLDGKHTIFGRVCRGMEIVKRLGSVQTDKNDRPIHEVKILRAIVKD from the exons ATGATTGTTTCTGCAATGTACACGAAATATCTCCAAGCCGCCCTCCTCGCACGGGCCTCCTCGCTTCCCCCTTCTCGCACGGGCCTCCTCGcttctcccttccctctccccgcgccgccgcccgccgccgcagcctcccaCCTCGCCGTGCCCAGGATGTGGGGCAGCACCGACGGCGGCACGCCGGAGGTCACCCTCGAGACCTCCATGGGCGCCATAACAGTCGAG ATGTACTATAAGCACGCACCCAAGACCTGCCGGAACTTCGTCGAGCTAGCGCGGCGAGGCTACTACGACAACGTCATCTTCCACCGCATCATCAAg GATTTCATTGTGCAAGGTGGGGATCCTACGGGAACCGGCAGAGGTGGTGAGTCCATCTACGG AGCAAAGTTTGAGGATGAGATAAAGTCAGAGTTGAAGCACACTGGAGCTGGAATTCTGTCCATGGCAAATGCTGGTCCAAATACAAATGGAAGCCAGTTCTTCATAACTCTCGCACCTTGTCAGTCTCTTGATG GAAAGCATACAATTTTTGGGAGGGTATGCAGAGGAATGGAAATCGTTAAGCGCCTTGGAAGTGTGCAGACCGACAAGAATGACAG GCCCATCCATGAAGTAAAAATCCTTCGAGCCATCGTCAAAGATTGA
- the LOC120679154 gene encoding chlorophyllase-1-like gives MASSPVAMGTAVFQPGPHPVAARHVDQSQVSGVPKPLMVVTPADAGTYPVALFLHGWNLFSSWCERLLSHVASHGFIAVAPQLYGVGAINFDDPKDIKATRKLAAWLADDHQGLAHVITDVFALPGVNPDLSRLALAGHSRGGDTAFAVALGLDPQHSINPNNDAAAPPPPKFSALVAVDPVAGLSKQAQVEPMVLTFKPRSLHLGMPVLVVGTGLGPKHIGGPPCAPAGVNHAEFYDECAPPRYHVVVRNYGHLDMLDDGLPYVINNCMCMRNRDPKGSKNDARRTIGGVVVAFLRATLQDDDQDLMVVLSNPRGLAPAVLDPVHHDDDDLRAGN, from the exons ATGGCGTCGTCCCCGGTGGCCATGGGCACGGCGGTCTTCCAGCCGGGTCCGCACCCCGTCGCCGCCAGGCACGTCGACCAGAGCCAGGTCTCCGGCGTGCCCAAGCCGCTCATGGTGGTCACCCCCGCCGACGCCGGTACCTACCCGGTCGCCCTCTTCCTGCACGGCTGGAACCTCTTCAGCAGCTGGTGCGAGCGCCTCCTTTCGCACGTCGCCTCCCACGGGTTCATCGCCGTCGCGCCCCAG CTCTACGGCGTGGGGGCGATCAACTTCGACGACCCCAAGGACATTAAAGCCACCAGGAAGCTCGCCGCCTGGCTCGCCGACGACCACCAAGGCCTCGCCCACGTCATCACCGACGTCTTCGCCCTGCCCGGCGTCAACCCCGACCTCTCCAGGCTGGCGCTGGCCGGCCACAGCCGCGGCGGAGACACCGCCTTCGCCGTCGCCCTCGGCCTCGACCCCCAGCATAGTATTAATCCCAACAAcgacgccgccgcaccaccgccgcccaagTTCTCCGCCCTCGTCGCCGTCGACCCCGTGGCGGGGCTATCCAAGCAGGCGCAGGTGGAGCCCATGGTCCTGACCTTCAAGCCGCGGTCCCTCCACCTGGGGATGCCGGTGCTCGTCGTCGGCACCGGCCTCGGCCCCAAGCACATCGGCGGGCCGCCGTGCGCGCCGGCGGGGGTCAA CCACGCCGAGTTCTACGACgagtgcgcgccgccgcggtaccACGTCGTCGTCCGGAACTACGGCCACCTGGACATGCTGGACGACGGCCTGCCCTACGTCATCAACAACTGCATGTGCATGAGGAACCGTGATCCCAAGGGCTCCAAGAACGACGCCAGGAGGACCATCGGGGGAGTCGTCGTCGCCTTCCTCAGGGCCACGCTCCAGGACGACGACCAGGACCTCATGGTCGTGCTCAGCAACCCTCGAGGCCTCGCGCCGGCGGTGCTGGATCCGGTCCaccatgatgatgatgacctgCGTGCTGGCAACTGA